One genomic region from Clarias gariepinus isolate MV-2021 ecotype Netherlands chromosome 22, CGAR_prim_01v2, whole genome shotgun sequence encodes:
- the lima1a gene encoding LIM domain and actin-binding protein 1a isoform X3 gives MDKTPRRDLEETDKPNVPLSSLKMVFESKGSGETVQTSGSGPDKMEIGDKGAFETMIETTPLRERMALYQAAVSKQDVSSSSCGQSEVDMETRAYSAKQKENVPPVPLDVTSTPEPATKSTDANASSSVMTPVSEHGQAKPVKKFSLPTRESCVACTKTVYPLERLVANQQIYHNSCFRCTHCNTKLSLANYASLHNNVYCKPHFCQLFKAKGNYDEGFGHRPHKELWDPRGEENEDQENKEDHPKNTSSPTVEECPLVKVNVLTASLETRAQDASERTEKPMETRKLKISWPPRTNSEEALSQSGALAEEATVCPSRPKWPPEGDTSPLCTDNAELSDIRRSCSLKERSLPFSVSSPVSAVNQASVMHSTQPQALDQEEINEEAGQEEVEVEVEVEEEVKVRCEDEKAQPEEEEPPSFTCQSTSLEDTPPSSPISEGESSTGFEQKHSQDVGFWDGEEEQDESIEDMIRKNRHYEDDHGDEEDED, from the exons GGTTCTGGAGAGACAGTCCAAACATCAGGAAGTGGCCCTGACAAAATGGAGATCGGAGACAaag gagCGTTTGAGACAATGATAGAGACCACGCCCCTCAGGGAAAGAATGGCCCTCTACCAGGCCGCTGTGTCTAAACAAGACGTGTCCTCGTCCTCTTGT GGTCAGAGTGAAGTGGACATGGAGACACGTGCTTATAGCGCGAAGCAGAAGGAAAACGTCCCTCCAGTTCCGCTGGATGTG ACCTCCACTCCTGAGCCTGCAACCAAGAGTACGGATGCCAACG CAAGTTCCAGTGTGATGACTCCTGTGTCTGAGCATGGCCAGGCTAAACCAGTGAAG AAGTTCAGTCTGCCGACACGTGAAAGTTGCGTGGCGTGCACAAAAACGGTGTACCCCCTGGAGCGACTGGTCGCCAACCAGCAAATTTATCACAACTCCTGCTTCCGCTGTACTCACTGCAACACTAAGCTCAG TCTTGCAAACTACGCCTCGCTGCACAACAACGTCTACTGCAAGCCGCATTTCTGCCAGCTCTTCAAGGCCAAAGGGAACTATGATGAAGGTTTTGGACACCGACCCCACAAGGAGCTGTGGGACCCCCGAGGCGAGGAAAATGAGGACCAGGAGAACAAAGAGGATCATCCAAAAAACACCAGCAGTCCAACGGTGGAGGAATGTCCTCTAGTTAAAGTGAACGTCCTCACTGCCTCGCTCGAGACACGGGCTCAGGATGCATCCGAGAGAACGGAGAAACCAATGGAAACCAGAAAGCTGAAGATCTCATGGCCTCCGAGAACAAACAGCGAGGAAGCCTTGTCCCAAAGCGGTGCACTGGCTGAAGAGGCCACAGTTTGTCCCAGCCGCCCAAAATGGCCACCAGAGGGCGACACGAGCCCACTCTGTACTGATAACGCTGAGCTCTCTGATATCCGCAGGAGCTGCTCACTTAAAGAGCGCAGCCTTCCATTTTCAGTCAGCAGCCCTGTCTCGGCTGTCAATCAAGCCAGTGTGATGCACTCCACTCAACCCCAGGCACTGGATCAGGAGGAAATAAATGAAGAGGCTGGACAGGAAGAAGTTGAAGTTGAAGTGGAAGTGGAAGAAGAAGTTAAAGTCCGGTGTGAAGACGAGAAAGCTCAGCCGGAAGAGGAGGAGCCACCATCTTTCACATGCCAAAGTACATCACTGGAGGATACACCTCCTTCCTCCCCCATCAGTGAGGGCGAATCAAGCACCGGGTTCGAGCAGAAACATTCCCAGGACGTGGGGTTCTGGGATGGAGAGGAAGAGCAGGACGAGTCCATTGAGGACATGATCAGGAAGAACCGTCACTACGAAGATGACCATGGCGATGAGGAAGATGAAGACTGA